The Elaeis guineensis isolate ETL-2024a chromosome 3, EG11, whole genome shotgun sequence region gccAATTTTTACTCCATCTATATGCCTTGCTTAAAGTCGCAGTATCCATTCTAGCTTGAATAACATAAGGATAACTAACTCAGATAATAGTGAAGtaaataataatagaaatatAGTCCTAGCCAACCTAGAGCTCGCAATGAATCACCAATGTACGCATTATCTCTTTTAAGATTTGCAAGACAACCATCAACGATTGACGGAAGTAAAGGAGCCGCCAATTGGAGATTCACATAAAGATATTGTTATAATGCTTCTACATGATCTCCAATGATAAACATGTAGCTTGGAACTTATTTGGTGCTCACAGAGGAGGGTTGGATGAGTTGTAGGTTGTAATTACTTCTATTAGGGAACATCCATGATATACTGCATATATATGCTCTCCAATATTAACACCCATTGTCAAGTGTGTGGTTGTTGTTAGCATAATGATTAACAAAAACTTTCGAGAATTAAATGCCCTTATATACAACAAATGCTACGCATCGCTTGCCAATTTGGAGGTCGGGAAGAGCTAGGATTGAACTAGAAACCTCTTCCAATTACAAAAGAAGGTACCAACCAAGCTAACAATCGTGGATTACTTGCAAGGAACCCTACTTGACAATCAGTCATTGGTTTCTAAAAATGCAATAATTTAAGTTAAAAAAAAGAGCAAGCAGATGATGACACAGTTGATTATTTGTGCCATTGATGTCCCTCTTCATGATAGTGGTGAGAGGCGAGaacttagaagaataattaagaaaatgtgcatgtcgatttttttttgtgaaaaaaaaaaggtttccaAACATACATTTTAGAAATGATGGTGATCATTCTATCTATGGAAGCTACCAACGGCATTGAGCTTATACCAAGCTGGCAACTATGGTTGTATATCTGAACCATACCAGTCAAGTAAGTTTCAGATTCAGTGATCAATTAAAACAAGGAAGGCATTTAGGTTCACAAGTATTTAGTTGGAGAGCATTTTTGTGGTATCAGCTAAAGCTAACATATAGCCAATCCATAATTTGGTCGGGCTAGTTTGTATCATGACAAAGTTGCGTTTgaacatgttaatttttgatagtTACGATGGAGATGGATCATGTTAATTTGGTTTCAAGCTGGTTAGGTTTAGGTGGGAATTAAGTTCAGATAGTCCAATCCAACCAGAATTCTTATTTTCTTATGCTAAGAAATAAAACAAAGCCTATCATGTAATTCTCTAATATTATAAAACATAGTGGAAGATGAACGATATCCAAGTGCTTCAACACTGGCCTTTCTTACTAGCTTGGCATCCTCACGTAACTAAATTATCTAAAGTTAGTGCCTTGGTCAAACCCAATTAATCCAAACTAATCCAAATGTCCACGGTAGGCTTGATGCTAATGTGTACTTAATTCCAACTAAAGATGTAAAAACATGATAACAAATACTGTTAAAATTCCAAGCTAGTGGACTGATCTCTTTGAACACAATACAACCTGGCTCAAATTATATTTTGCTTGAAAACCAAAGAACCCAGGCCAGGTGCCGGCATGTTAAATAAGTatttattcaaaatgatatttgttGCAGCTAAAGATTTATAATTCGATACGTGacgtattatttattttaatctatGAACTTTACAGTTTTGTATTTGCAAAAGTGTTTCACGCAAGGAGGGTGGTTCTTTTTTATACAAATCAGAATTTTCTTTTTGATTGGGGAGGTGTCTACGTACggatgaaaaatatttatttttttatttttatcttagattAATGTATGGATTGGAGGAGTCTTTGCCCTCGCACCAATGCGAACGTTTTAAAAAGTTTGGAGAACCGTCCATTTCATGCTCGAGAAGGTAGATTGGTTGCTGACAGGGTGGCATTGTCAAATAATTAGTACTATAATTAATTGCAGCGCGTCATTAAGTGTCTTATTATCGTATCTCTACATGATCGTGAGCGTGTATCAGGTTCCCTTGACCAAGTTCCAACAATGACgtctcatagattttttttttttttatacgatGTCGCTCTTTTCACGTTTCAGTCTTCGAGAGGGCCATGATTCACCGCCGTCTCAGCAAATGGAGTAGTTCTAAAATTCACacatttattgttattttttatttttaattatacctAAGTCGTTTGAAAACTATCTATAGGGCCCTATTTATTTCTGATTTCTCTAAAATTAGTCGCAATTAATGATGTCAATGATAACGATCTCCTCCTTTGATCCTGTTTAATGGAAATTAGACTTTTAATACATATGGAATATTCCTTTTGAGGAAGAAAAAGGGGAAACTTGCTGCTGAGGAGTCAAGCACACAGATGGTGTTACATGCTCGGTGCATCATATATTTCTGTTccgttatttaatattttatttataaattttcatatatatatatatatatatatatatatattaatttatttatttatactcatatgctttaattaattaattaattttatttaaaaacccCAGCGCACTTGATTTCTCCGACATCATGGTTACAGGGCTCCAGTACAAGACGATAAATAATAGCAATAATAAACCTCGGTCGCCGAAAATTGATGTGATTTTTTTACCAACAAATGATCCATGTGATCTAGGAGGGACCTCGCCGCACCTATCGACAGCATTTCTTGTGGTGCACGTCGTTTCCCAAAATTTATATTGTTATGGTGGTTATGAGCAATATCActgttttcctttctttttttaggGGAATCAGCCATGTGACAGAATGTTGTTAATAATCATGCACATAGGACGGGCGCCATTTGCAAAATATTATTGCTCGTGACGCACGAAGCTTGCGCGCAGCAACGTTTGCCATGCCCCACGGAAGAGCGACTCCACCATACTAACAATCACTCCCCATGCCCAGAAATTATTGGTTTGGGGGAAGGGGAGGAGGATACGGTAGCAATCACACTCTCGCTAGCTATATATAGAGCTGAAGCTCAAAACCACGATACTgcaaaatcaatctcaataggtCTCTAGTCTCACACGCAAGCGATGGGACTCATCCAGGAGAAGCAGCCAACCAAGGATACACTCCAAAACAAAGCCCAGCTGTGGAACCACGCCCTAAGCTTCATTAGATCCATGTCTCTCAAGTGCGCCATCGAGCTCGGCATCCCGGACGTTCTGCACAACCACGGCAAGCCCGTCACTCTCTCCGAGCTTGCCACTTTCCTCTCCATCCCTCCGTCCAAAACCCCCGCCCTCGGAAGCCTCATGCGCTTGCTCGTCCACTCCGGCATTTTCGCGAGTCACCGACACCAAGTAGCGGGAGAAGAAGAGAGTTATTTCCTCACGCCGACCTCTGAACTTCTggtgatcaaggaggagaaggtGTGTATCTCGCCGTTAGCGCTGATGATATTGAACTGGACCCTGCTGGGGCCGGCGCACCAGCTGGGGGAGTGGTTCAGGGCTGGGGCGGTGGGGCCGACGCCGTTCGACATGGTGCACGGCAAGGGATTCTTCGAGGAGACGAACGCGAGGGCAGACTTCAACGAGCTGTTCCACAAGGCGATGGCGAGCGACGCTCGGCTGGTGACGGAGGTGGTGCTTCTGCGGCGGCAGTGGGAGGTGCTCCGCGGGGTGCGGTCGGTGGTGGACGTGGGCGGGGGCACGGGCACGCTGGCGAAGGCCATCGCCAAGGCGTTTCCCGAGGTGCGGTGCATGGTGCTGGACCTGCCGCACGTGGTGGACACGGTGCACGAGGGGGAGAAGGAGGGCGTGGAGTTCGTCGGAGGGGACATGTTCGAGCACATCCCTCCGGCGGATGCCGTCTTGCTCAAAGTAGGGTAACCTCACTCTTAGAGAAGATTACTAGTGTTTGCATATTCAAATATACTAACGCGCGATGCCACGGTAAGTCAAAAAAACCGCTAAAAAAGGTCACTTGGGGCCTTGAACTAATCATTTAATAGCACACTTCTAGCAAGCGATGACAATACACCACACAATTGagtgactttttcttctttcagtgacttttttgagttattattattattacttttgGTAAGAagatattattgttattattagtcAAAGGAAGAGCTTGAACTTTATATCAGAGAAAAGAAAAACTGTTGACAACAGCACGCAAAGAAAAGAAACCAAACATAATATACATGAAGTACACACCAAAAAGAAAGTAGTGATGGATATATACAATAAGTACAAAATATCAAGTTATCTCGTTACTAAATTTATTTAAGCATGACATAAGTACAACAACTGTCGGGTGATCAGCAACTCAGCAACTCTGATGATGGGCTCATATTAGAGCTGATCATGGCTGGGCCTCACGCCTAAACTTTACTCATTTTGGTCAAGGCTCTGCGtcaaatctatttaaaatttgGTATCTTATATGCCCAAACTGGGCCCTTAATTAGCTCTACCCCAGATATGAGGGTTATGGTCGTATCTTTCATGTgatagaatgattgatcttctttcaaaTGTTGACCACTGGATTGTGCACCATACACATGTTAAAGCGCTCAAAACTCTTTCATTCACTATCTCCACCATCTCAAAGCGGCCATTGCATCATCCAATGATGGATTTGCGCAAAGGAAGTTGAATCCTAACAAAAGTGACAACCCCAAGCTCCCGGGCTGAGTAATATTAGGACCTATCAGTAAGTTGGATCTGATCCAATTGATCTGTCGCTTAATCTGACTTGATCAGAATTTTAAATCCGATTAGCTGAACTAAAGTGAAACTATTAGATAGAATCTTTCCTATTCTCATTTTATGTTCCTCTGGTGTATATTAGAGAACCTCGCTCTCATCTCCCTTCCCTTGCCAACCCATTAAGCATATTTTCATGTGAGAAAAGAGTTCTCAACTATACAATTATTTTATTGTTCTCTCATGGCCGGTGGGCAGTGATGGCTATCTTTCGACGAAACAATTATTATAGTTAAATTATTTGTTGGATCATATCCACCAACTTGGTGGTGGAAGTGGTGGACCAATCCAGCTAGGACAAGCTTGTATTGCTTTCTTTCTCACCtattttttttcatctatatTTGTGTTTCCCTTTATGGTTGGACTAGTCTACTACTAAGCCGAAGAATTTAATCCaactaataatttattattattatacacATTATCTGCATCATAAGCTTTGTCTAACCTCGCAATCAGGTTTGAGGAGAAATTGGAATTTATTGCACTATATTGCAAGCCTAAACCGTACCTACTACTTGAAAAGTATTCATCATACTGTCACCTCATCCGATCGGGTTTCTTTGAAATATAGAAGCAAACAAAAACTAAAGATGTAAACTTGAGTAAATTTTTTGCAAATAACATGATGTTCTAATTCATTAAAAATTAATGTGTGACAGTGGATATTACATGATTGGAGTGATGAGCATTGCATCAGGATACTAAAGCGTTGCAAAGAAGCTATTCCTCCTAAGAAAGATGGCGGAAAGGTTATCATAATAGACATCGTAGTTGGTGTTACTACTGATTTTTCTATCTCAGTCGAACCACAGCTTCTCTTTGACATAGAGATGATGATCCTTTGTACGGGAAAGGAAAGGAGTGAAACCGAATGGAGACATTTATTCCATGTTGCAGGTTTTAGCGACTACAAGATTACACCATCCATGGGTTTACGATCAATCATTGAGTTGTATTACTAATTATTAGATAAAGTGCAATGATTGGCTTGTATTTTGGAAGAAGATGCTTCTATTTATATGCTTATAtagctattgatttgtatgagGATAAACACCAAATTACCTTGCTTGATATGCTAGGGTTTGTAAGCTGAATTTCTGTTGTCAGGCTTTGTTAAGAACTATTACAGAGCACTTTGTATTCCTTGTTAATTGAATAAAATGGGGGTAGCTTCTTAGTATCACCATgttcacatcaaaaaaaaaaaaaatgctggcctttgttaaacattaactaattgcTGCATCATATGTCTTTCTGTAATCCAATATTACTTTGCTTATTACATATGTTTTCTTTGGTTGTAGTACTACTCCACTGTAAAGTAATGGATGcattattttatatactttattgATCTACGCCTCAACGCTTGTTGGTCCTCAAATAATTATAGCTGGATGCTTTAGAGAGCTCACGGGTTAAATAATTTGGTGGACATTTATGATGTGacataatttgaaaattaagcGTGAATGAGAAGTAGAAGGCAGCTCATATTTCCTctagataaaataaataattaattattaaatgtCTCGTTAGGAAAGAAATTGCTCAAGATTTTATTTTCGAATGGATAGTAGCACAAAGAAATTTGACTAAACATTTTATTTACCTCGTGAATCTTCTATTCATAAAATTGCAATTAATTTCCTCTAGATAAAATAAACAACTAATTATGAAATGTCCCATTAGGAAGGAAAttgctcaaaattttattttcgaaTGGATATTAGCACAAAGAAATTCGACTAAACATTTTATTTACCCAGTGAATCTCCTATTCATAAAATTGCAGTTAATCTATTGCCATTGTTGGCCTTTTGCCTTACCGTATTAATGAGACATTATTTCACCATAAAAAATATTGCTATATATATGTTTGATTTTTCTCAGTGGGCCATTTTGGAATTGATACAATAACCCATCAAATAGTTAAACTGGAGCaagaccattttttttttttgttcttttggaACAAACCTTCTTTCAGCATGGTCTACTCTTTCACATCAAGCACGTAAAGCAATTAAGTCATGAAAAATCCTGGTCAACTGAACAAGACTGTATATAATCGGAGCCTTTGAAGACTTCAAATGGGAGCAACAAATATTCTTTTCCAAACATCCGGCATCATACTTGTGTCAAAGAATTGTTTGACCGCTTTACAACCATCTCCGATCTCTCAGTAATGTCTCGATAGAACTTGGTGGGAAGCCATCAAGAACTACTTTTGTTAGGATTCCCCATCTTGACGCACGTACAGCTTCATTGTCAGTGACTtctcagagtagaaaatttgcaACGCTTTTATCCAACACATTCAAAGGAGAGAGAGTAGGTTGCTATGTTCCTCCTATTTGATTCCAACAAATAGAGAAATAATTCACAAAATATCTTCTGATAGCTTCCTCAATATTCTCAATCACGCTATTAGAATCTACATGTTGATAtattctatttcttcttctcaAGATTACAACAATTCTATCACCATCGATCACCTATTAGATTCTCAATTTGTGATGCCATAAGATAGATTTATTGTTGTCAAACAAATGATTATATTCAGAAAACCTGGATCTCAGGACACCCATGTCCTCCATATTCAAGTCTCCAAAATTTATATCACTCCATTGAGGATCGTCCAATTCGCACTCAAGATTCAACAATTGAAGATTAACATTACCGACAGAGATTTTGTTCCAGCATCAACAGCCTTCTAGAATTCTTGGTCCGAAAATAAGGGACCCTCTGTCCGAAGAATCCCAAACTTTTCAAACAAAGTAAAGTGGAGATAGGAGACTGAAAATCTCAGACATAAAAAAGAAAACATTTCCTTTCTCTGGAGGAAGGAAAAGATCATCCGTAAAACAGCCAAAAATCTTGAACCATCAAGCCCTAACATCtagtaaaaaagaagagattcaAAAGCCCTAATCTTTCTTTTATACAAATGATACCATTAGCCATCCCGCCCAAAGACAACCCATTGCCTCCCTTCTTCTGTTCTACAACACCCCGTAGCCACGGGAAACCGCTTCAAACTCTTCAGGCGCGCTCCCCACGAATGCGGCGTGCAAGCTGAATGTCTTTGGGCATAATCGTGACACGCTTGGCGTGGATAGCACAGAGGTTGGTGTCTTCGAAGAGCCCCACCAAATACGCCTCTGCCGCCTCCTGCAGTGCCGCCACCGCGGAGCTTTGGAAACGGAGGTCGGTCTTGAAGTCCTGGGCGATCTCCCGGACAAGCCGCTGGAAGGGCAACTTCCGGATCAACAGCTCCGTGCTCTTCTGGTACTTGCGGATCTCCCGCAATGCCACCGTCCCGGGGCGAAACCTATGTGGCTTCTTCACGCCGCCCGTCGCCGGCGCCGATTTCCTCGCGGCCTTCGTCGCCAGTTGCTTCCGAGGGGCCTTGCCGCCGGTGGACTTCCTCGCCGTCTGCTTCGTCCGCGCCATTGCTTGCAAGTGGATCGCTAAGAACAACTAGGTTTTGGGGTCCACAAAGAAAGAAAAGGGCGCAATTGGCTCGGCAATGGGAagcgaaagatttttttttgcttGTGATGAAATGGAACGGAGGGATGTGGGAGATGTTTATAGAGGCGGGGAAGTGGGGAAGAAACAAAATCGAAAGCGATTCCAGGCGGGCTGGAGGAAATGAAGTTGAATCGTGACCATAGGTAACAGGATGATATCGACGGTCGAGACTCGTAAAGAGGGGTTCACTCGGATCGCGGATCGCCAGCGTGGCGTCTCCGTGGATGTGCGGCAAACAAATCGTCGCAAGAAGAGTGAGGCGCACATCCGAGATTTGATGGCTGGATGGCtgtcaaataaaaattaaacggCTAAGAATGACGAGAGGAGAAGACTCCACGAAATGTGGCCACGAGGTCATGATTTACTCAATTACTCGAGACTTTGGATTGCCCAGCCGAACAGATACAGAAATTGGAGTCACCAAACTGGACCAACTTGATCTTGCACAAACCATATACTATGCACATTGATTTGGGTTTAGTTTTGGCACCGGAACCTAGAGttcaggttgtatctttcgcatgGATCCTCTTTCGCAACATCAATCATTGGGTCATGCCCTACATATACTTCAAAGCACTCCAATTTGTTCTCTCCATCTGCCTACATGGACTCGGAGCGGCAACGGTAAGATCCAACAGTTTACATTATGAAAGTAGAAGAATCATTCATTTATATGCAAGATATGTCTCGAACCCCTGGAACTTACCAACATTGATGTCCATATTGTTGCACAGTGTAAATTTGTGTCCTCTCTGTTGATGTGCAAATAGAGTCGGTTGGATTGGATAAAAAGATTTATTCCGACTTAATttgatagagaaaaaaattcaacctaATCCAGCATAGTTGGATCActtgtacttttttatttttttcaacaaaGAATTAAACCACTTAAATTTAAATGTAGCTTGATTCCAAAACATTTTGAGACACTTAATTCATcaaaaaatcaaattcaaaatctcTAGTTGCTAAGTGGAGAAGTGTGATTTGGACTAAGCCACCCTTAGTTGAAGCAAAAGATTgcgttaaattatttttaaatgattataGACTAAAAACATGTGGAACTTAGCTTATGATAAGGTTGAATGTAATTGCTCGGACTTTCAAGCTCACCATACCCAAAATGAAGCACCCAAACTGCAAACTTGGGTTGAGCTTCAATCGCATGCATCTAACCCTGGTGGCACACTCTTCTTCAATGTTTTGCTTTTAGCACCAAAAACATCATGGCCTCAAGCTGACTATTTTAATAAACAGATAATCTAAACCAACCTACAGCAGGTTTAGCAAAGTTAGATGGGTTAAAGATTGTCACCCCACCTTTTGTAGATATTGTTGACTGCCCAATCCAATTGCATTGTGTATTAGGGTTGGCCTGAAAGTAAGCACACAAGGGGATGATAGTCAAAATCTGCACCTATAGGCCTTTTCGAGGTCTAATTAGGGCAATTAGTTTTGTTTCTTCGAGGGATTGCTATAACGTTGCCGCATGATCTTTGATGATAAACATGTAACTTTGAAGCTATGTGATGCCTACACAGGAGGGTTGGATGAGTCATAGGTTATGATTACTTCTATTAGGGAACATATGTGGTGAATATCCTTATATCCATGACATATATTGCATATACATGCTCCACAATGTTAACACCCAATATCAAGTGTAATTCATGTTAGCATCACGATGGAcataaattttgataataaatgCCTTTATATACAACAAATGGTACACATCACTCGCCACTCTGGAGGTCAGGGAGGAATAGGATTGAACTACAAATCTCTTCCAAGAAGCGATGGTACCAACCACGCTAATAGATCGTCAGTTACTTACAAGAACCCTTACTTGACAATCAGGAAtgcaaaaattttaactaaaaatAAAAGCATGGAGGTTCTGACACAATTGACTATTTGTCTCATTGATGTTCCACTTGGTGATAGTGATGAAAAGCAAGAAGTTAGGCGATTCAAGAGCTTCCAACAAGAATAATTGGGAAAATGTgcatatggatttttttttgaaagaaagtttTCCAAATATACGATTTAGAAATGGTGGTGATTCTATCTAGGGAAGCTACCAACGGCGTTGAGCTCATGCCAAGCTTTCAACTATAGTTGTATATCCGAACCATACTGACCAAGTAAGTTTCAGGTTCAGTGATCAATTAAACGAGGAAGGCATCTAGGTTCGCAAGTACTTAGTTGAGAGCAATTTTTGCAGTACCAGCTAAAGCTGACGTATAGCCAATCCGTAATTTGGTCGGGCTAGTTTGTGTCATGACAAACTTGGGTTGGAACAAGTAAATTTTGATAGTTAGGTTGGAGATGGATCATGTTAATTTGATTTCAAGTTGATTAGGTTTAGATGGAAAGTTCTGATAGTCCAATCCAACTGCTTGGCATCCTCATGTAACTAAATTATCTAAAGTAGTGAGttggtcaaacctaattaatCCAAACTATTCTAAATTTCCATGGTAAGCTTGATGCTAGTGTATACTTAATTTCGAATGTAAAATCATGATAACCAATACTGTTAAAATGCCTGGCTAGCTGACTGATCCCTTTGAGCGCGATATAACCCGGCTCAAATTATATTTTGCTTGAAAACATAGAACCTAGGGTGAGGTTCATCTCCAGGTGACGGCATGTTAAGCAAGCATTTGCCCAAAATGGTACTTACAGTATCAAACGTTTTACATGCTAAGAGAGCTTAATAAGCGTAGTCTAGGGACTTTCTGCTTTCC contains the following coding sequences:
- the LOC140856590 gene encoding histone H3.2, yielding MARTKQTARKSTGGKAPRKQLATKAARKSAPATGGVKKPHRFRPGTVALREIRKYQKSTELLIRKLPFQRLVREIAQDFKTDLRFQSSAVAALQEAAEAYLVGLFEDTNLCAIHAKRVTIMPKDIQLARRIRGERA
- the LOC105040967 gene encoding trans-resveratrol di-O-methyltransferase produces the protein MGLIQEKQPTKDTLQNKAQLWNHALSFIRSMSLKCAIELGIPDVLHNHGKPVTLSELATFLSIPPSKTPALGSLMRLLVHSGIFASHRHQVAGEEESYFLTPTSELLVIKEEKVCISPLALMILNWTLLGPAHQLGEWFRAGAVGPTPFDMVHGKGFFEETNARADFNELFHKAMASDARLVTEVVLLRRQWEVLRGVRSVVDVGGGTGTLAKAIAKAFPEVRCMVLDLPHVVDTVHEGEKEGVEFVGGDMFEHIPPADAVLLKWILHDWSDEHCIRILKRCKEAIPPKKDGGKVIIIDIVVGVTTDFSISVEPQLLFDIEMMILCTGKERSETEWRHLFHVAGFSDYKITPSMGLRSIIELYY